From Cyanobacterium sp. T60_A2020_053, one genomic window encodes:
- a CDS encoding nucleotidyltransferase family protein: protein MSKNDIFHQLRKHQKTLQDYGVRRCGLFGSFVRGEATQKSDIDLLVEFDPSLKTFMNFMNLCFFLEELFERKVDVLTPESLQRFSNE from the coding sequence ATGAGTAAAAACGATATTTTTCACCAGTTACGAAAACATCAAAAGACTTTGCAAGATTATGGAGTAAGACGATGTGGTTTGTTTGGTTCATTTGTGCGAGGGGAAGCAACACAAAAAAGTGATATTGATTTGCTAGTAGAGTTTGATCCCTCATTAAAAACTTTTATGAATTTTATGAATTTATGCTTTTTCCTCGAAGAATTATTTGAGCGTAAGGTAGATGTATTGACTCCAGAATCTTTACAGCGCTTTTCTAATGAATAA